In Xylanibacter ruminicola 23, a single genomic region encodes these proteins:
- a CDS encoding nucleotidyltransferase has translation MKPTLFLLAAGMGSRYGGLKQLDGLGPNGETIMDYSIYDAIQAGFGKIVWVIRKDFEEQFRTQILAKYEGKVKCELCFQALDALPEGFSVPEGRQKPWGTNHAVLMGKDVIKEPFCVINCDDFYNRDAFMVIGKYLANLPEGAKNQYAMVGFRVGNTLSENGTVARGVCSKNEKGHLTTVVERTEIVRCAEDGSNAGAANEPVRYKDEDGKWVAVEDNTPVSMNMWGFTPDYFQYSEEYFKEFLSDPKNLENLKAEFFIPLMVNKLINDGTATVEVLDTTSKWFGVTYAADRDATVARIKQLVDEGVYPNKLF, from the coding sequence ATGAAACCGACTTTGTTTTTGCTCGCAGCTGGTATGGGTAGCCGTTACGGCGGTTTGAAGCAGCTCGACGGTCTGGGCCCAAATGGCGAGACCATTATGGATTATAGTATTTACGATGCCATCCAGGCTGGCTTTGGCAAAATTGTATGGGTTATCCGTAAGGATTTCGAGGAGCAGTTCCGCACCCAGATTCTCGCTAAGTACGAGGGTAAGGTAAAGTGCGAACTCTGTTTCCAGGCACTCGACGCACTGCCCGAGGGCTTCAGCGTTCCCGAAGGCCGTCAGAAGCCATGGGGTACCAACCACGCTGTACTCATGGGTAAGGACGTTATCAAGGAGCCTTTCTGTGTAATTAACTGCGACGATTTCTACAATCGCGATGCCTTCATGGTTATTGGTAAGTACCTGGCAAATCTGCCCGAGGGTGCTAAGAACCAGTATGCTATGGTAGGTTTCCGTGTAGGCAATACCCTCTCTGAGAATGGTACTGTAGCACGTGGTGTCTGCTCAAAGAACGAAAAGGGCCACCTGACAACTGTAGTAGAGCGTACCGAGATTGTACGTTGCGCTGAGGATGGTTCGAACGCAGGTGCCGCTAACGAGCCTGTTCGTTATAAGGACGAGGACGGCAAGTGGGTAGCTGTCGAGGATAACACTCCTGTATCAATGAATATGTGGGGCTTCACACCCGATTACTTCCAGTATTCTGAGGAGTACTTCAAGGAGTTCCTGAGCGATCCAAAGAACCTCGAGAACCTTAAGGCCGAGTTCTTTATCCCCCTCATGGTTAACAAGCTCATCAACGACGGTACTGCTACTGTCGAGGTTCTCGATACCACCAGCAAGTGGTTCGGCGTAACCTATGCAGCCGATCGCGACGCTACTGTTGCTCGTATCAAGCAGCTGGTCGACGAGGGTGTATATCCTAACAAATTGTTCTAA
- a CDS encoding DHH family phosphoesterase, translating into MNINILDTNQLALMDQLISDANTVLVVCHKSPDGDAIGSSLGWAEYMRLRGKDVTVIVPDQYPDFLMWLPNTDKIVRYDKHREKCDMLFKIADLVFCLDFNTPSRVDEMEQALVSTKAKKVLIDHHLKPDVPADLVVSQPEASSTCELVFRIVWQMGAFAQLDKAFAVPVYCGMMTDTGGFTFNSTRPEIFQIISELLTKRIDKDRIYRNVYHNYSEDRIRLMGYVMYEKLVYMPEYHAAYYSITRDELKRFNYIKGDTEGLVNMPQQIKGLKLSISLREDTEKNMVWVSLRSVDDFPCNLMAEEFFNGGGHLNASGGKVEGTIEEAIEITKKAISAYENKLK; encoded by the coding sequence ATGAATATAAACATTTTAGATACTAATCAGCTGGCCCTGATGGACCAGCTGATTTCTGATGCAAATACGGTACTTGTGGTTTGCCACAAGAGTCCTGATGGCGATGCTATCGGCTCGTCGTTAGGATGGGCTGAGTATATGCGCTTGCGCGGAAAGGATGTTACCGTGATTGTGCCCGATCAGTATCCCGACTTCCTGATGTGGTTGCCCAATACTGATAAGATTGTGCGTTACGATAAGCATCGCGAAAAGTGCGATATGCTGTTTAAGATTGCCGACCTGGTTTTCTGTCTCGACTTCAATACACCAAGTCGTGTCGACGAGATGGAGCAGGCCTTGGTAAGCACTAAGGCCAAGAAGGTGCTTATCGATCACCACCTGAAGCCCGATGTACCTGCCGACCTGGTAGTGTCGCAGCCCGAGGCTTCGAGCACTTGCGAACTGGTGTTCCGCATTGTATGGCAGATGGGCGCTTTTGCCCAGCTGGATAAGGCTTTTGCCGTACCCGTGTATTGTGGAATGATGACCGATACAGGTGGCTTTACCTTCAACAGCACCCGTCCCGAGATTTTCCAGATTATCAGCGAGCTGCTCACCAAGCGCATCGATAAGGATCGTATCTATCGCAACGTGTATCATAACTATTCCGAGGATCGTATCCGCTTGATGGGGTATGTGATGTACGAGAAGCTGGTTTATATGCCCGAGTATCATGCCGCCTACTATTCGATTACTCGCGACGAGCTGAAGCGTTTCAACTATATCAAGGGCGATACCGAGGGCTTGGTAAACATGCCCCAGCAGATTAAGGGGCTTAAACTGTCGATCTCGTTGCGCGAGGATACCGAGAAGAATATGGTTTGGGTTAGTCTGCGCTCTGTCGACGACTTTCCCTGCAACCTGATGGCCGAGGAGTTCTTTAATGGTGGCGGACACCTGAATGCATCGGGCGGAAAGGTTGAAGGAACCATCGAAGAGGCGATTGAAATTACCAAAAAGGCAATTTCTGCCTATGAAAACAAGTTAAAGTAG